In Gimesia benthica, a single window of DNA contains:
- a CDS encoding glycosyltransferase family 4 protein, translating to MRVAHIITRMIIGGAQQNTLYTVEDQYRDYGDEVSLITGPTTGPEGTLIPRAEQGGFDLQIIPHLLRSISPLNDWRAYREMIAALRDYQPDLVHTHSSKAGILGRAAAWHLKLPCVHTIHGAAFHFGQSPLNYHAYIAAEKWAARRCDRLISVCDAMTDQYVAAGITTPELCDTVYSGMEVEPFLTPLRPPEEVRRELGIEPEHIVIGKVARLFHLKGHKYLIEAARQVVDAQPQVRFLLVGDGILRSEFEQRIAELGLTENFIFAGLVPPERVPELIHAMDIVVHTSVWEGLARVLPQGLIAGKPVVSYDVDGAREVVIPEQTGYLLPAESIEPLAQALTELAADPEKRARFGQTGRERFTDQFRHETMTRRLREIYQRVLDDREQKK from the coding sequence GTGAGAGTAGCACATATTATCACGCGAATGATCATCGGCGGTGCGCAGCAGAATACGCTTTACACAGTGGAAGATCAGTATCGGGATTATGGCGACGAGGTTTCGCTGATCACCGGACCGACTACCGGTCCGGAAGGCACACTGATCCCCCGGGCCGAGCAGGGGGGCTTTGACTTACAGATCATCCCGCATCTCCTGCGCAGCATCAGTCCGCTGAATGACTGGCGGGCTTATCGGGAAATGATCGCCGCTTTGCGTGACTATCAGCCGGACCTGGTTCATACTCACAGTTCGAAAGCGGGCATCCTGGGACGCGCTGCCGCCTGGCATCTTAAGCTGCCCTGCGTGCATACGATTCACGGTGCCGCCTTTCATTTCGGTCAGTCTCCTTTAAATTATCACGCTTACATTGCCGCAGAGAAGTGGGCGGCTCGCCGCTGCGATCGATTGATCAGCGTTTGTGATGCGATGACCGACCAGTATGTCGCCGCAGGCATTACGACCCCTGAACTATGCGATACCGTTTACAGTGGGATGGAAGTCGAACCGTTTCTCACACCCCTGCGTCCACCGGAAGAGGTCAGGCGGGAACTGGGAATTGAACCCGAGCATATTGTGATTGGCAAGGTCGCGCGGCTGTTTCATTTAAAGGGGCACAAGTACCTGATCGAAGCAGCCCGGCAGGTGGTTGATGCACAGCCGCAGGTTCGGTTTCTATTGGTCGGGGATGGAATCTTACGATCAGAATTCGAGCAGCGCATCGCCGAATTGGGGCTGACCGAGAACTTTATCTTCGCCGGTCTGGTTCCCCCGGAACGGGTCCCCGAACTGATCCATGCGATGGATATCGTGGTGCATACCAGTGTCTGGGAAGGACTGGCGCGGGTGCTGCCCCAGGGACTGATAGCCGGTAAGCCGGTGGTCTCTTATGACGTGGACGGGGCGCGGGAAGTCGTGATTCCGGAACAGACCGGTTACCTGTTGCCTGCAGAATCGATTGAGCCGCTGGCCCAGGCGTTAACGGAACTGGCTGCAGATCCTGAGAAACGTGCCCGCTTCGGACAGACGGGACGTGAGCGATTCACGGATCAGTTCCGTCACGAGACGATGACCCGCCGATTGCGTGAAATCTATCAGCGGGTCCTCGATGATCGTGAGCAAAAGAAGTAG
- a CDS encoding SPFH domain-containing protein codes for MGFWMDKLRGELVDIIEWIDDSKHTLTWRFPRYQNEIKNGAELIVRPGQMALFVHRGQVADVFEPGHYQLTTDNLPILATLQGWKHGFNSPFRSEVYFVNTTQITDLKWGTPNPIMLRDPEFGPIRLRAFGNYSLKANDPRILVKELVGTDSEFHSNEINELLRSIIISSFADLLGESKYAALDLASKYTEISLELKKLVNERIDDEYGLEVPQMMIVNISLPESVEKALDTRTSMGVIGDMNQFQQYQMGQAMLSAAENPAGGGAADGMGLGMGFAMANRMMQPGAAGVPGPMSPPPPPPAAWHIAANGQSQGPFALEIISDGIAKGQITANTQVWSAGMSGWLPAGQVPQLAALFQAATPPPPPPAS; via the coding sequence ATGGGATTCTGGATGGATAAATTACGGGGAGAGCTGGTCGATATCATCGAGTGGATCGATGATTCCAAGCATACCCTGACCTGGCGTTTTCCCCGGTATCAGAATGAAATCAAAAATGGAGCCGAGTTGATCGTACGACCGGGGCAGATGGCCCTGTTTGTCCATCGTGGACAGGTAGCCGATGTCTTCGAGCCTGGCCATTACCAGCTCACAACAGACAACCTGCCGATTCTGGCAACGCTGCAGGGCTGGAAACATGGTTTCAACAGCCCGTTTCGATCCGAAGTCTACTTCGTCAACACGACGCAGATCACAGACCTGAAGTGGGGAACTCCCAACCCGATCATGCTGCGTGATCCGGAATTCGGCCCCATCCGCCTGCGGGCATTCGGGAATTATTCGCTCAAGGCCAACGATCCCCGGATTCTGGTCAAGGAACTGGTGGGCACCGATTCCGAGTTTCATTCCAACGAAATCAATGAGCTCCTGCGGTCGATCATCATCAGTTCCTTCGCTGATCTCCTGGGAGAATCAAAATACGCGGCCCTGGATCTGGCTTCCAAATACACCGAAATTTCGCTCGAGTTGAAAAAGCTGGTCAACGAACGCATCGACGATGAATACGGGCTGGAAGTGCCCCAGATGATGATCGTGAATATCTCCCTGCCCGAAAGTGTCGAGAAGGCGCTCGATACGAGAACCAGCATGGGAGTCATCGGCGATATGAACCAGTTCCAGCAGTACCAGATGGGGCAGGCGATGCTCTCTGCGGCTGAGAACCCCGCCGGAGGCGGCGCTGCAGACGGTATGGGGCTGGGCATGGGCTTCGCGATGGCCAATCGGATGATGCAGCCCGGAGCAGCGGGCGTCCCCGGACCAATGTCGCCACCCCCTCCACCGCCGGCAGCCTGGCACATCGCTGCGAACGGGCAGTCGCAAGGTCCATTTGCGCTGGAAATCATTTCGGACGGTATCGCCAAGGGGCAGATTACCGCCAATACCCAGGTCTGGTCAGCCGGCATGTCGGGCTGGTTACCGGCGGGACAGGTTCCCCAGCTGGCGGCACTCTTCCAGGCAGCCACACCTCCTCCACCGCCGCCAGCCAGTTAG
- a CDS encoding peptidylprolyl isomerase → MGEPTPNPHATQTKTKSKRKIIFFAAGTGLVLLAGVLFFQTFNAKTGSAGEDKSAGKVRLSGNQPAVRSQPVAKVGSVVITEDELARECIALYGPEVLENVINRAVIEQACQKAGVTVEQAEVHAEVEKIAKRFNLDTKTWYDMLQAERKMNPSQYRRNVIWPMLALRKLAGQQTHLTQAEVQKAFVRDYGPRVKARMIMMDNLHRAQKVWDDVKRNPADFERKARDFSIEPNSRALGGAIQPIPQYSDNESLWKAAFKLKEGEISGIIQIGPSRYAILMCEGHTDPVVTNIEEVKSQLIEQLTEEQTQEAVARVFAKLKEETRVDNYITNTVTGGVSQTSGTNFGQNPVQQAIPSPTQGLNRPTR, encoded by the coding sequence ATGGGCGAACCAACCCCAAACCCGCATGCGACCCAGACCAAGACTAAATCAAAACGGAAAATCATCTTTTTCGCAGCCGGTACCGGACTGGTTCTTCTCGCTGGCGTCCTCTTTTTTCAGACCTTCAACGCCAAAACCGGTTCTGCCGGAGAAGACAAATCCGCTGGCAAAGTACGCCTCTCAGGTAACCAGCCCGCCGTTCGCAGCCAGCCCGTTGCGAAAGTCGGCAGTGTGGTTATCACCGAAGATGAACTGGCCCGCGAATGTATCGCCCTTTACGGTCCGGAAGTTCTGGAAAACGTAATTAACCGTGCCGTCATCGAACAGGCTTGTCAAAAAGCCGGCGTGACTGTTGAACAGGCTGAAGTCCACGCTGAAGTCGAAAAAATCGCCAAGCGTTTCAACCTGGATACCAAAACCTGGTACGACATGCTGCAGGCAGAACGGAAAATGAATCCCAGTCAGTATCGTCGCAATGTTATCTGGCCGATGCTGGCCCTGCGGAAACTGGCTGGACAGCAGACTCACCTGACACAGGCTGAAGTCCAGAAAGCCTTCGTTCGCGATTACGGCCCCCGGGTCAAAGCCCGCATGATCATGATGGACAACCTGCACCGCGCACAGAAAGTCTGGGATGACGTGAAACGGAACCCCGCCGACTTCGAACGCAAAGCCCGCGATTTCTCCATCGAACCTAACAGCCGTGCCCTGGGTGGTGCTATCCAGCCGATCCCACAGTACTCTGACAATGAAAGTCTCTGGAAAGCAGCCTTCAAACTGAAAGAAGGCGAAATCTCCGGAATCATTCAGATCGGTCCCAGCCGGTATGCCATCCTGATGTGTGAAGGTCACACCGATCCGGTCGTTACCAACATCGAGGAAGTCAAAAGCCAGCTGATCGAACAGCTGACCGAAGAACAGACTCAGGAAGCAGTTGCCCGGGTCTTCGCCAAGCTGAAAGAAGAAACCCGTGTCGACAACTACATCACCAACACCGTGACCGGTGGTGTTTCCCAGACATCGGGGACCAACTTCGGACAGAATCCGGTACAGCAGGCCATTCCCAGCCCCACACAGGGACTGAACCGTCCGACTCGCTAA
- a CDS encoding aminotransferase class I/II-fold pyridoxal phosphate-dependent enzyme, which produces MRGESEVPSSDDGFTIPVAERVKRLPPYLFGKINKLKYQKRVAGIDVIDLGMGNPTDPPDPLIVEKMSEALADPRNHRYSVANGIANLRKEVTARYWKKYGVRLDPDSEVVTCIGSKEGFSHMCLALMGPGDTAIVPSPSFPVHVYAVMLAAGNVIELDVREPDQFLSNIAYTCEHLYPKPKVVVVNFPHNPSATVIEQDFYVELVRLARKYSFMVISDFAYADICFDGYKAPSFLATPGATDVGVEFTTMSKGFSMAGWRIGFCSGNSEMVRALSTIKGYYDYGLFQPVQIAAIVAMRHCEAAVDSIAAEYQQRRDVFCDGLERLGWEIERPKAGMFIWAKIPEPWAQMGSIDFAMKLLDEGGVAVSPGRGFGEDGEGYLRMAIVENSQRLRQAVKQIGKVMKSEEIAANK; this is translated from the coding sequence ATGCGTGGCGAATCCGAAGTTCCCTCTTCAGATGACGGTTTTACCATCCCGGTTGCTGAACGAGTAAAGCGTTTACCCCCATACCTTTTCGGAAAAATTAACAAGCTGAAATACCAGAAACGGGTGGCGGGAATCGATGTCATCGATCTGGGTATGGGGAACCCCACAGACCCGCCGGATCCGCTGATCGTTGAGAAAATGTCCGAAGCACTCGCTGATCCGCGGAACCACCGCTATTCAGTTGCGAACGGGATTGCCAACCTGAGAAAAGAAGTAACGGCCCGTTATTGGAAAAAATATGGTGTCCGACTCGATCCCGACTCCGAAGTCGTGACCTGTATCGGATCTAAAGAGGGCTTCAGCCACATGTGCCTGGCACTGATGGGCCCCGGGGACACTGCCATCGTGCCGTCCCCCTCGTTCCCGGTCCACGTCTATGCCGTGATGCTGGCTGCAGGCAACGTGATTGAACTCGACGTCCGCGAGCCGGATCAGTTCCTCTCGAACATCGCTTACACTTGCGAACACCTGTATCCCAAACCCAAGGTCGTTGTGGTCAACTTCCCCCACAATCCGAGCGCGACCGTCATTGAACAGGATTTCTATGTCGAGCTGGTTCGCCTGGCCCGCAAGTACTCGTTCATGGTGATCAGCGACTTCGCCTACGCCGACATCTGCTTCGACGGTTATAAGGCTCCCAGCTTCCTCGCTACTCCCGGTGCCACAGACGTCGGCGTCGAATTCACAACCATGAGTAAAGGCTTCAGCATGGCCGGCTGGCGTATCGGCTTCTGCTCAGGCAACTCGGAAATGGTGCGGGCACTTTCCACCATTAAAGGCTACTACGACTATGGCCTGTTTCAGCCGGTTCAGATTGCAGCCATCGTCGCCATGCGGCACTGTGAAGCCGCCGTCGACAGTATCGCCGCCGAGTACCAGCAGCGACGGGATGTCTTCTGTGATGGCCTGGAACGCCTGGGTTGGGAAATTGAACGTCCCAAGGCCGGTATGTTCATCTGGGCCAAGATTCCAGAACCCTGGGCACAGATGGGCTCAATCGACTTCGCCATGAAACTGCTGGACGAAGGAGGCGTCGCTGTCAGCCCCGGACGTGGATTCGGTGAAGACGGCGAAGGCTACCTGCGGATGGCCATCGTCGAGAATTCTCAGCGACTGCGACAGGCCGTCAAGCAGATCGGCAAAGTCATGAAGTCGGAAGAAATCGCCGCCAACAAGTAA
- a CDS encoding right-handed parallel beta-helix repeat-containing protein — MPASSVSRRQFLGAALATGLGSAATGKLAAGQKPAVNDPRATDGDQRFEPNWDERLSISVGTDKGDIVGSSDKALQAAIDYIAGKGGGTVQILPGTFTLRNALHLPSHIRLLGSGPETIITKGPSETVAISEDSDWYDQEITLEKSAGFQVGDGVVLVTKNPSTGGQDVIRRTLVARSGNRFKLNDGLRKNVWLSGKPTVASLFPLLTSEYTRDVVIENLTLDGNRKNNTNLNGNYGGCIFLQDCNRYTVRNVTARNYNGDGISFQICHDVKVENCHSHDHEGLGVHPGSGSQRPLIQKNRLENNHIGLFWCWGVKYGLAEKNQLTGNDIGISIGHNDTDNVMRENIVADSKQVGILFRNDARGKNFWANRNTVVKNQILNSGAANGVAIDITGRTSDLVIKENLISEQRQPMQRTGIRIGPDAGKIELADNKIEGFMKSIDDQRQAT; from the coding sequence ATGCCTGCATCGTCCGTATCCCGCCGTCAGTTTCTCGGAGCCGCACTCGCTACTGGACTGGGGTCAGCTGCGACTGGAAAGCTGGCCGCAGGTCAGAAGCCAGCGGTAAACGATCCGCGGGCCACCGATGGCGATCAACGGTTTGAACCGAACTGGGACGAGCGACTGTCGATCTCTGTGGGAACCGACAAAGGGGACATCGTAGGCAGCAGCGATAAAGCATTGCAGGCCGCCATCGACTATATCGCCGGCAAAGGAGGTGGCACGGTTCAGATCCTGCCCGGTACGTTCACATTGCGTAATGCCCTGCATCTGCCTTCTCATATCCGCCTGCTGGGAAGTGGCCCCGAGACGATCATCACCAAAGGTCCTTCCGAAACGGTGGCGATTTCTGAAGACTCGGACTGGTATGATCAGGAGATCACACTGGAGAAGTCAGCCGGTTTCCAGGTAGGCGATGGTGTCGTGCTGGTGACAAAGAATCCGAGTACCGGCGGACAGGACGTTATAAGACGCACACTCGTGGCACGCTCGGGAAATCGTTTCAAGTTGAATGATGGGCTGCGGAAAAATGTCTGGCTTTCCGGGAAGCCGACGGTTGCTTCACTGTTCCCTTTGTTGACGAGTGAATATACCCGCGATGTTGTGATCGAAAATCTGACGCTGGACGGCAATCGGAAAAACAATACCAACCTCAACGGCAACTACGGGGGTTGCATCTTTCTGCAGGATTGCAATCGCTACACAGTCCGTAATGTCACCGCGCGCAACTACAACGGGGACGGCATCAGCTTCCAGATCTGTCACGATGTGAAAGTCGAAAACTGCCACAGTCATGATCACGAGGGACTGGGCGTGCACCCGGGCTCCGGTTCACAACGCCCCCTGATTCAGAAGAACCGCTTGGAGAACAATCATATTGGACTGTTCTGGTGCTGGGGTGTGAAGTACGGGTTGGCCGAAAAGAACCAACTGACGGGAAATGATATCGGCATCTCAATCGGTCACAACGATACCGACAATGTGATGCGTGAGAATATTGTCGCCGACAGCAAGCAGGTGGGAATTCTGTTCCGCAACGACGCCCGCGGCAAAAACTTCTGGGCGAACCGGAATACCGTGGTCAAAAATCAGATCCTCAACAGCGGTGCCGCGAACGGAGTGGCCATCGATATTACGGGCCGGACTTCAGATCTGGTCATCAAAGAAAATCTGATCAGCGAACAACGCCAGCCAATGCAGCGGACCGGGATTCGCATTGGTCCGGACGCAGGCAAGATTGAGCTGGCTGACAACAAGATTGAAGGCTTCATGAAGTCGATTGACGATCAACGTCAGGCGACCTGA
- a CDS encoding sialidase family protein, producing MSSRTVIWKFVIAGLLPISFLSAAEQSADSLVKQGKATRALQLPPAKDNPRNSEGDFITLKDGRILFVYTHFTDGAADHSSAFLAGRYSSDGGKTWTAEDETIMPNDAQQNIMSVSLLRLQDGAIALFYLRKNSIHDLRPVMRISRDEGATWSEATEIIPVSEVGYYVMNNDRVIQLKNGRLVLPLALHQNLPGSNRFNPNARFLCYYSDDLGKSWHRGQAAEVETQPGKKQPYMQEPGIVQLKDGTVMGFCRTNGGSQYVATSKDGGKTFSTLKPSQIISPVSPASIERIPSTGDLLLVWNNHQDIQPALRGKRTPLTIAISKDEGQTWELVQNVEDNPNGWYCYTAIEFTKDGVLLGHCAGDRTKNNGLAESQITLIPLSAIYGKD from the coding sequence ATGAGTAGTCGCACAGTGATCTGGAAGTTTGTAATAGCAGGTCTGTTACCGATCTCATTTCTGAGTGCTGCTGAGCAATCAGCTGATTCGCTGGTGAAGCAAGGCAAAGCCACACGTGCGCTGCAGCTGCCTCCTGCTAAGGATAATCCCCGCAACAGTGAAGGGGACTTCATTACCCTCAAAGATGGTCGCATCCTGTTTGTCTATACCCATTTTACCGATGGGGCCGCCGATCACTCTTCCGCTTTCCTGGCCGGACGTTACTCCTCTGATGGCGGTAAAACCTGGACCGCAGAAGATGAAACGATCATGCCGAACGACGCGCAGCAGAACATTATGTCTGTTTCACTGTTGCGTCTGCAGGATGGTGCGATCGCGCTGTTCTATCTGCGCAAGAACTCCATTCATGATCTCCGACCGGTGATGCGGATCAGCCGTGATGAAGGAGCTACCTGGAGTGAAGCGACCGAAATCATTCCTGTATCAGAAGTCGGTTACTATGTCATGAATAATGATCGGGTGATTCAGTTAAAGAATGGTCGACTCGTACTGCCTTTAGCCTTGCACCAGAATCTGCCTGGTTCGAACCGCTTCAATCCCAATGCCCGTTTTCTCTGTTACTATTCTGATGACCTGGGAAAGAGCTGGCACCGGGGTCAGGCAGCTGAGGTCGAGACGCAACCCGGCAAGAAACAACCTTACATGCAGGAACCGGGAATCGTTCAGCTTAAAGACGGAACGGTTATGGGGTTCTGCCGCACGAATGGTGGTAGCCAGTATGTGGCCACATCGAAAGATGGTGGTAAAACATTTTCCACACTCAAACCCTCGCAGATCATCTCTCCCGTTTCACCCGCGTCGATTGAGCGTATTCCCTCCACAGGCGATCTGTTGCTGGTCTGGAACAACCATCAGGACATTCAACCGGCATTGCGCGGGAAACGTACTCCCCTGACGATTGCGATCTCAAAGGATGAGGGGCAGACCTGGGAACTCGTCCAGAATGTGGAAGACAATCCGAACGGGTGGTACTGCTATACCGCGATTGAATTTACAAAGGATGGCGTGCTGCTCGGACATTGTGCCGGAGACCGAACAAAGAACAATGGTCTGGCAGAATCACAGATTACCTTGATTCCCCTCTCGGCGATTTACGGAAAAGACTAA
- a CDS encoding DUF1559 domain-containing protein — MKRLTKQRRGFTLIELLVVIAIIAILIALLLPAVQQAREAARRSTCKNNLKQIGLALHNYHDTHRTFPQMEVESRRTAADDIPTESYLAWSTMILPFMDQTPLYNKINMDAPWRLPTGGNPLQLAIAKTVLPAFNCPSDPMEGINSNIGSWGKSNYPAIHSPCDINPANGRGRCYSSAWNHHTAKRLRDITDGASNTILIGERTTEGRHSGALWIGAHSYVHATAGNIGNWPYHTALMRTWQGATATPTPSTIYLINGINQNDGLAYAWSLSSSHEGGCHFVLGDGSVRFVSENTDGNTLVYLAAINDKNVLGEW; from the coding sequence ATGAAACGGCTCACAAAACAAAGACGAGGTTTTACCCTGATTGAATTGCTGGTTGTGATCGCGATTATCGCAATCCTGATCGCTCTGCTACTACCAGCAGTACAACAGGCCCGCGAAGCTGCCCGGCGCTCGACCTGCAAAAATAATCTGAAGCAGATCGGCCTGGCATTACATAACTATCACGACACACACCGAACTTTCCCTCAAATGGAAGTTGAAAGCAGACGAACCGCTGCTGACGACATTCCCACCGAAAGCTATCTTGCCTGGAGCACTATGATCCTGCCCTTTATGGATCAGACTCCGCTTTATAACAAAATCAACATGGATGCTCCCTGGCGGCTGCCTACTGGTGGAAACCCATTACAGCTCGCAATCGCCAAAACAGTACTTCCGGCCTTCAACTGTCCTTCCGATCCCATGGAGGGCATCAACTCGAACATTGGTTCCTGGGGCAAGTCAAATTACCCTGCGATTCACTCACCCTGTGACATCAACCCTGCAAATGGACGAGGCCGCTGTTATTCCTCAGCCTGGAATCACCACACGGCAAAACGCCTACGTGACATCACTGACGGTGCCAGCAATACCATCTTGATTGGTGAAAGAACCACCGAAGGTCGTCATTCCGGTGCACTCTGGATTGGCGCACATTCTTATGTCCATGCAACGGCAGGAAATATTGGCAACTGGCCTTATCACACTGCGTTAATGCGTACCTGGCAAGGTGCTACAGCCACACCAACTCCTTCCACCATCTACTTGATTAATGGGATTAACCAAAACGATGGGCTGGCCTATGCATGGTCATTGAGCAGCTCACATGAAGGTGGCTGTCACTTTGTCCTCGGCGACGGCAGTGTTCGGTTTGTCAGTGAGAACACTGATGGAAATACACTGGTGTACCTGGCTGCCATCAACGATAAAAATGTACTCGGTGAGTGGTAA
- a CDS encoding transthyretin-like family protein has protein sequence MKRVYGLPSHILLTLLTVSCCVGCGGGDKVDLGAVSGVVTMDGEPLSNVIVVFSPEDGNPSSGLTDSEGKYSLSYLGKSDGAIIGKHKVSITTADLSMNETELDSGDADLANADLLDTTNISSPPPEDGDVTKRQPRIKVKIMKEPIPSKYNAKSTLTADVQSGENTFDFQLDSN, from the coding sequence ATGAAACGTGTTTATGGATTGCCTTCACACATCCTTCTGACACTACTCACAGTAAGCTGTTGTGTGGGATGTGGGGGCGGAGACAAGGTAGACCTTGGCGCTGTCAGCGGGGTTGTCACCATGGATGGAGAACCACTGTCAAATGTGATCGTCGTATTTAGCCCTGAAGATGGAAATCCGTCCTCCGGGCTGACAGATTCTGAGGGCAAATACTCACTCAGCTATCTGGGCAAATCCGACGGGGCTATCATTGGAAAGCATAAAGTAAGCATCACTACGGCAGATCTTTCAATGAATGAAACAGAACTGGATTCAGGAGACGCCGATTTAGCCAATGCTGATTTATTAGATACCACAAACATCTCTAGTCCTCCTCCTGAAGATGGGGATGTGACCAAGCGACAACCACGGATCAAAGTCAAAATTATGAAAGAACCCATTCCATCGAAATATAATGCAAAATCTACACTTACAGCGGACGTACAATCAGGTGAGAATACCTTCGATTTTCAACTGGATTCCAATTAA
- a CDS encoding DUF1559 domain-containing protein, whose translation MLQLKKRRAFTLIELLVVIAIIAILIALLLPAVQQAREAARRSTCKNNLKQIGLALHNYHDAHKVFPYSVSHAHSITSGSASTPFGLNHRGWLMLLPYIDQANLYNQFNFSLAASTGAPSAKPVPGNLLPGAAGNANDQVISKIIPAFMCPSDDNDTHYRSTTSPHYAIAPGSSSEYGAYTNYDFSTTRTSSSASNWLLEGRTTRRMFGINACSQIRDVKDGMSNTVAVAETLRWTYNGVSQTWGHAKWVGHGVDLTYSRGINWWPCCSWDSPPFARPTGPGRLGDWSTVGSLHTGGAHVLMGDGAVRFISENIDATTRNNLAYISDGNPIGEF comes from the coding sequence ATGCTGCAGCTCAAAAAAAGGCGTGCGTTCACACTGATCGAATTGCTGGTCGTCATCGCGATTATCGCAATTCTGATCGCTCTCTTGTTACCTGCCGTTCAGCAGGCCCGTGAAGCAGCCCGTCGCTCGACTTGTAAAAACAATCTGAAGCAGATTGGACTGGCCCTGCACAACTATCACGATGCACACAAGGTATTTCCTTATTCTGTGTCGCATGCGCATAGTATTACATCAGGATCCGCCAGTACTCCATTTGGCCTGAATCACCGTGGATGGTTGATGCTGTTGCCTTACATTGATCAGGCAAACCTCTACAACCAGTTTAACTTCAGCCTGGCAGCCAGTACCGGGGCTCCGTCCGCGAAGCCTGTGCCTGGTAATCTTCTGCCTGGGGCAGCCGGTAATGCGAACGATCAGGTGATCTCGAAGATCATTCCTGCATTCATGTGTCCTTCCGATGACAATGACACGCACTACCGTTCTACGACCAGTCCGCACTACGCAATCGCTCCTGGTAGCTCCAGCGAGTATGGCGCGTACACGAACTACGATTTCAGCACGACTCGTACATCCAGTTCCGCCAGCAACTGGCTGCTGGAAGGTCGTACGACCCGCCGGATGTTTGGTATCAACGCCTGTAGTCAGATTCGTGATGTCAAAGACGGTATGAGTAACACTGTGGCCGTTGCTGAGACTCTGCGCTGGACCTACAACGGTGTTTCTCAGACCTGGGGTCACGCGAAATGGGTGGGCCACGGGGTCGACCTGACTTACTCACGTGGAATTAACTGGTGGCCCTGCTGCTCCTGGGACTCTCCCCCATTCGCTCGTCCTACCGGACCTGGTCGTCTGGGTGACTGGTCTACCGTGGGCAGTCTGCACACCGGTGGTGCTCATGTGCTGATGGGTGATGGAGCCGTTCGTTTCATCAGCGAAAACATCGACGCCACAACCCGCAATAACCTGGCTTACATCTCTGACGGTAACCCGATCGGGGAATTCTAA
- a CDS encoding carboxypeptidase-like regulatory domain-containing protein — protein MLKMNRQIAVLLMTVGLLSGCGGHTSEVPDDLVPVTGTVKLDGAPKANITVIFNPGKKTSGTGGYGVTDKDGKYTLTHRSNQPGVEPGEYVVTFSMMGLPDGSPIPEGKDAADVGAVQLLPEQYTNPNREMNLTIATVKAPSATLDYEIKSK, from the coding sequence ATGTTGAAAATGAATAGACAGATTGCCGTTCTGCTGATGACTGTCGGCTTACTGAGTGGTTGTGGTGGTCACACTTCAGAAGTCCCCGATGACCTTGTTCCTGTTACAGGTACCGTGAAACTGGATGGTGCGCCGAAGGCGAACATTACGGTTATCTTCAACCCGGGAAAGAAGACCTCCGGAACGGGTGGGTATGGTGTGACTGATAAAGATGGTAAGTACACGCTGACTCACCGCAGCAATCAGCCTGGCGTGGAACCGGGAGAGTATGTTGTCACTTTCTCTATGATGGGTCTGCCAGACGGAAGTCCCATTCCTGAAGGGAAAGATGCGGCCGATGTAGGTGCAGTGCAGTTGCTGCCTGAGCAGTACACCAATCCCAACCGTGAGATGAATCTGACCATCGCCACGGTGAAAGCGCCCTCCGCAACTCTGGATTACGAAATTAAATCAAAATAA